The following are from one region of the Saimiri boliviensis isolate mSaiBol1 chromosome 18, mSaiBol1.pri, whole genome shotgun sequence genome:
- the KCNJ15 gene encoding ATP-sensitive inward rectifier potassium channel 15, with translation MDSIHMGMSSTPLVKHTAGAGLKANRPRVMSKSGHSNVRIDKVDGIYLLYLQDLWTTVIDMKWRYKLTLFAATFVMTWFLFGVIYYAIAFIHGDLEPGEPISNHTPCIMKVDSLTGAFLFSLESQTTIGYGVRSITEECPHAIFLLVAQLVITTLIEIFITGTFLAKIARPKKRAETIKFSHCAVITKQNGKLCLVIQVANMRKSLLIQCQLSGKLLQTHVTKEGERILLNQATVKFHVDSSSESPFLILPMTFYHVLDETSPLRDLTPQNLKEKEFELVVLLNATVESTSAVCQSRTSYIPEEIYWGFEFVPVVSLSKNGKYVADFSQFEQIRKSPDCTFYCADSEKQKLEEKYRQEDQRERELRTLLLQQSNV, from the coding sequence ATGGATTCCATTCACATGGGCATGTCCAGCACTCCTCTGGTGAAGCACACTGCTGGGGCTGGGCTCAAGGCCAACAGACCCCGGGTCATGTCCAAGAGTGGGCACAGCAACGTGAGAATTGACAAAGTGGATGGCATATACCTACTCTACCTGCAAGACCTGTGGACAACGGTTATTGACATGAAGTGGAGATACAAGCTCACCCTGTTCGCCGCCACTTTTGTGATGACCTGGTTCCTATTTGGAGTTATCTACTATGCCATCGCATTTATTCACGGGGACTTAGAACCCGGTGAGCCTATTTCAAATCATACCCCCTGCATCATGAAAGTGGACTCTCTCACTGGGGCGTTTCTCTTTTCCCTGGAATCCCAGACAACCATTGGCTATGGAGTCCGTTCCATCACGGAGGAATGTCCTCATGCCATCTTCCTGTTGGTTGCTCAGTTGGTCATCACGACCTTGATTGAAATCTTCATCACCGGAACCTTCCTGGCCAAAATCGCCAGACCCAAAAAGCGGGCTGAGACCATCAAGTTCAGCCACTGTGCAGTCATCACCAAGCAGAATGGGAAGTTGTGCTTGGTGATTCAGGTAGCCAACATGAGGAAGAGCCTCTTGATTCAGTGCCAGCTCTCTGGCAAGCTGCTGCAGACCCACGTCACCAAGGAGGGGGAGCGGATTCTCCTCAACCAAGCCACTGTCAAATTCCACGTGGACTCCTCCTCTGAGAGCCCCTTCCTCATTCTGCCCATGACATTCTACCACGTGCTGGATGAGACGAGCCCCCTGAGAGACCTcacaccccaaaacctaaaggaGAAGGAGTTTGAGCTTGTGGTCCTCCTTAATGCCACTGTGGAATCCACCAGTGCTGTCTGCCAAAGCCGGACATCTTACATCCCGGAGGAAATCTACTGGGGTTTTGAGTTTGTCCCTGTGGTATCTCTTTCCAAAAATGGAAAATACGTGGCTGATTTCAGTCAGTTTGAACAGATTCGGAAGAGCCCAGATTGCACCTTTTACTGCGCAGAttctgagaaacagaaactcGAGGAGAAGTacaggcaggaggatcagaggGAAAGAGAACTGAGGACGCTTTTATTACAACAGAGCAATGTCTGA